The Anaerolineae bacterium genomic sequence CGTATCGGTGAGGGTAGCGGTCACCGATAGCGTTGCGGCATCTACCACCGTCACCGAGTTGTCCTGGCTGTTGGCCACGTATACCCGGTTATTGGTGGAATTGTAAGCCACGCCCCACGGCCCCTGGCCAACCTGAATAGAAGATAGCACGTTAAAACCGGTGGCCTCCTGGTTGGCCTGGATGGGGGTCAACAGATCAAGTTCGTAATTACTGACCCAGATGATGTTGTTGGTGGCATCGTAGGCCAGGCCGTTGGCCGAGGTGATGCCGGTGATGGTTTGCAGCACCGTGTTGGTGTTGCTGTTTATCACCGAAACGCTGTTGCCGCCAAAGTTAGCCACGTAAACCCGGTTGCGGCTGGGGTCCACGGCCACGCCGCGCGGGGTGTCGCCCACGGTGATGTCGCCCAGATGAGCGGGACCGCAATCGTGGGCCGGCACGGGCGAGGGTTCTGGCGTGGGCGTGGGGGTGGGTTCGGGTTCCGGTTCGTCGCTGCCGGTAGCCAGTTTGGCCACAAACGCGTCCATGCCTTCCAGCACCGAATCAAACGCCCCTTCGGTGATGGGGAACTGGGGCGAACCGGCTGTTCCGGCCACGTACACATGGCCGGCCTGGTCTATGGCCAATCCTTCGGCCCGGTCGCCGCCATCGCTGCCGCCCAAAAAGGTGCTGTAGGTCAGGGTCGAGCCGTTGGAGTTGATGCGGCTCACAAAAGCATCAGAGCGGGCGGGCGACTCGTCGCAACTTTCGCACACGGTATCAAAAGCGTTGGGCGTGGTGGGAAAATCCGTAGAGTAGGTGTAGCCGGTCACATAAACGCTGCCGGCCCGGCTGACGGCCAGGTGAAAGCCGTAATCGTAGCTGCTGCCGCCCAGGTAACTGGCGTAAATCAGGGCATTGCCGGCGGGGTTGAGTTTGGCCACAAAAGCGTCGGAGTAGGTGGGGCTGGGGCCACATTCGGTGCAAGCATCGTCAAACACGCCCTCGGTTACGGGAAAGTCGGGCGAGGCCGTATGGCCGGAGAGGTAGGCATTACCCAAGCTATCCAGGTCAAGGGCGTACACGTAGTCTGACATGCTGCCGCCGATAAAGGTGGCGTATACCAGGTCTGAGGCATCAAGGTTTAGTTTGGCCACGTAACCATCGCTCCCTTCGTAGGTGGTGTCAAACGCGCCCTCGGTTACAGGAAAGTCGGGTGAAACGGTCCAGCCGGTCACATAGGCGTATCCTTGTTCGTCTACAGCAATATCGTAGCCGTAGTCGCCGTTGGCGCCGCCCAAAAAGGTGGCGTAAATTAATTCGGTGGCGTCGGGATTCAACTTAACCGCGTAGGCTTCATTCAGTTCATTGACCCGGTCCAAAACGCCTGGCGTTACCGGAAAGTCATCAGAAAAAGTGGAGCCGGAGGCGTAAACGTATCCGGCTTCGTCAACATCCAAATCCCAGCCAAAATCGCCGTCGCTGCCGCCGAGCAGGGTAGAGTAGACCAGGGCCGTGCCGGTGGGGTTGAGTTTGGCAATAAAAGCTTCGGCGCTGCCTTCCATCATATTGTCAACAACGCCGGGGGTGGTAGGGAAGTCGGTTGAAGCCGTGTTTCCGGTAAGGTACACATAGCCGGCTGCGTCCACCTCAAGGCCCCGGCTGTATTCAAAGTTGTTGCCGCCGATGAAAGTGGCGTAAACCAGGCCAGTGCCGTCGGGTGTCAGTTTGACCACGTAACCGTCGGTTTCGTCGCCCTCAACGGTGGCGTCAAACGCGCCGGGGGTGAAGGGAAAACCGGGGTAGGCCTGGCCGGTGATATAGGCGTAACCATCGGCGTCAACGGCCAGCCCCAGCCCCGATTCTAGCAGCCCCTCTCCGCCCAAAAAGGTGCTGTATTGCAGGTCGGTGGCCCCGGCAATGCTCAAGGCTGGCTGGCCGCTAATGATGATTTTTACGGTGGTCAGGTAAGGGGCCACAATTTTGTTGTCTTCTACTATGGGTTTGATAGTTGAGGTGTCCACGGCCTGCTCGTCGGCGGTGACAACTTCTAAGAGAGGCAGCGCGACTTCTCCCACGGCAGTGTCCAGGTGCAGCAGGCCCTGGTTGTCCACGGCGATGTGGTTGGCCCCGGCAACTTCTAAACGGATCTGTTGGAGCAGCGCGTCAAGATTTTCAGGATTATCCAGATCGTCCTGACGCACAATAAGGCGCTGCACCAACCGGCCGTTTTCGCCGGTCACTTCCCAATCAAGGCCGGGGTAAAGGTCTATGTAGCGCACGCCGCCCCACACCGGCACGTCGGCCTGCCACTGGGCCGGGTTATTGCCCAGGAAATAGGAAACGCGCGTATTTTGCCGGTTGAAAGGTTCCAGGCGGGGGTGGGGATTGGCTTCCATAAAAGTGAGCTTAAGATTGACTCCCTGGCGCGGTTCGTTTTGGGCCGTTGATTGGGCCGTGATGGCCTCTATCTCGGCCATAGGATTGGGGTCTTCCAGCACGGTCAGCCACAGGGCGTCATCCGTGAGGCGGAGGTTCATTTGCCCCATGCTGGCCTGAAAGCGAGACTGCTCATCGCCGGAAAACTGGC encodes the following:
- a CDS encoding SBBP repeat-containing protein, whose protein sequence is MNTQKNVYWIVGKIIILTCLVLVWATSSESSPPLALAQPAASALFIENVGQFSGDEQSRFQASMGQMNLRLTDDALWLTVLEDPNPMAEIEAITAQSTAQNEPRQGVNLKLTFMEANPHPRLEPFNRQNTRVSYFLGNNPAQWQADVPVWGGVRYIDLYPGLDWEVTGENGRLVQRLIVRQDDLDNPENLDALLQQIRLEVAGANHIAVDNQGLLHLDTAVGEVALPLLEVVTADEQAVDTSTIKPIVEDNKIVAPYLTTVKIIISGQPALSIAGATDLQYSTFLGGEGLLESGLGLAVDADGYAYITGQAYPGFPFTPGAFDATVEGDETDGYVVKLTPDGTGLVYATFIGGNNFEYSRGLEVDAAGYVYLTGNTASTDFPTTPGVVDNMMEGSAEAFIAKLNPTGTALVYSTLLGGSDGDFGWDLDVDEAGYVYASGSTFSDDFPVTPGVLDRVNELNEAYAVKLNPDATELIYATFLGGANGDYGYDIAVDEQGYAYVTGWTVSPDFPVTEGAFDTTYEGSDGYVAKLNLDASDLVYATFIGGSMSDYVYALDLDSLGNAYLSGHTASPDFPVTEGVFDDACTECGPSPTYSDAFVAKLNPAGNALIYASYLGGSSYDYGFHLAVSRAGSVYVTGYTYSTDFPTTPNAFDTVCESCDESPARSDAFVSRINSNGSTLTYSTFLGGSDGGDRAEGLAIDQAGHVYVAGTAGSPQFPITEGAFDSVLEGMDAFVAKLATGSDEPEPEPTPTPTPEPSPVPAHDCGPAHLGDITVGDTPRGVAVDPSRNRVYVANFGGNSVSVINSNTNTVLQTITGITSANGLAYDATNNIIWVSNYELDLLTPIQANQEATGFNVLSSIQVGQGPWGVAYNSTNNRVYVANSQDNSVTVVDAATLSVTATLTDTLLQPRHLAVNPNTGKVYVANFGDNWVTVIEGDTVSKKVSLWDSGRPYGIAIDETRDIVYVATVHTNRIVPISWLHGQPDQFLGWASFQRGFNRYRPLPLRAIAVNPNLGSWFDGGHVWATTTTGDGSEANQALLIPKGWAGYFHVPYPSNVGAGPTEGIAVDRTTNRVYVSSGTTPGIITIIGDHTNPCWGVQPAAQPDHSDQINIDIFSMEDLARSDVTDDRQVDIFDLTFIASRYNGDDATADLNEDNVVDIFDLTFVASHYGQRHPELEQE